The following proteins are co-located in the Flammeovirga kamogawensis genome:
- a CDS encoding alpha/beta fold hydrolase, with the protein MNTTIDKQFTSEDKYIAVGEDQLYVKRYIPSTPKEAILMVHGSIEGGRIFYSLNDKGIAPYLAAQGFDVFVPDFRGRGKSRPLVSRNSKSRQIDAIEEEIPAIITEIKQYYPEGISIHIIAHSWGGVWTLAHLARHPELNIASMCFFATKRSISLKTFKKRFEVDFIWRYVAGLATKIFGYFPAKEMRIGQENEPKGVYEDCKKWVFDLDNWVDPSDNFNYLNAFKRASHIPPTLYLTGKREYYLGHKYDVIRLMKEVGNKKDKFIYLAKETGHAKDYDHINICTAKEAVTDHFPIIRDWLINKGE; encoded by the coding sequence ATGAATACAACTATTGATAAACAATTCACATCAGAAGATAAATACATTGCGGTTGGGGAAGATCAACTATATGTAAAAAGATATATTCCTTCTACCCCTAAAGAAGCTATTTTAATGGTACATGGTAGTATAGAAGGAGGGCGAATTTTTTATTCTTTAAATGACAAAGGCATTGCTCCCTATTTAGCGGCTCAAGGTTTTGATGTATTTGTACCTGATTTTAGAGGTAGAGGTAAAAGTAGACCTTTAGTATCAAGAAATAGTAAATCACGTCAAATTGATGCTATAGAAGAAGAAATACCAGCAATAATTACAGAAATCAAGCAGTACTATCCTGAAGGAATTTCAATTCATATCATTGCACATTCATGGGGTGGAGTATGGACATTAGCCCATTTAGCACGTCATCCAGAATTAAATATTGCATCTATGTGCTTCTTTGCAACTAAAAGAAGTATTTCACTAAAGACCTTTAAGAAAAGGTTTGAAGTTGATTTTATTTGGAGATATGTGGCAGGTTTAGCAACAAAAATATTTGGATATTTTCCTGCTAAGGAAATGAGAATTGGTCAAGAGAATGAACCTAAAGGAGTTTATGAAGATTGTAAAAAGTGGGTATTTGATTTAGACAATTGGGTTGATCCATCTGATAATTTTAATTATTTAAATGCATTTAAACGAGCATCTCATATTCCTCCTACTTTATATCTTACAGGTAAACGAGAGTACTATTTAGGGCATAAGTATGATGTAATTCGATTAATGAAAGAGGTAGGAAATAAAAAAGATAAATTTATTTACTTAGCTAAGGAAACAGGTCATGCAAAAGATTATGATCATATAAATATTTGTACAGCAAAAGAAGCTGTTACAGATCATTTTCCAATTATTAGAGATTGGTTGATAAACAAGGGGGAATAA
- a CDS encoding FeoA family protein, translating to MNNKTNTISIDALAIGSYGIIKEFHDKVVGSRLIDLGLFPGKKIKVLRKAPFGGALYIKSGQQSFALGLTEAKTVFATPEVI from the coding sequence ATGAATAATAAAACAAACACGATCAGTATAGACGCTTTAGCTATTGGTTCTTATGGAATCATTAAAGAGTTCCATGATAAAGTGGTAGGGAGTCGTTTAATTGATCTTGGATTATTTCCTGGTAAAAAAATTAAAGTACTTAGAAAAGCTCCATTTGGAGGTGCTTTATATATTAAATCTGGTCAACAGTCGTTTGCATTAGGGCTTACTGAAGCAAAAACTGTATTTGCTACTCCTGAGGTAATTTAA
- the feoB gene encoding ferrous iron transport protein B, giving the protein MNNDKLKIALLGNPNVGKSCIFNQLTGLRQKVGNFPGVTVDKKIGTAILSDNQKATIIDFPGTYSLYPTSSDERVVLNTFADPTSEDYPDVIIYIADITNLERHLLLLTQVKDLGLPIVLVLNMSDIAEKKGLVTDSDKLSKVLKVPIVTVNGRSGEGIDNLKTGILSVVDNNNIENIITYKPKQAEEVCIQEIKALNSSLSDYQASLWAHHFNELPFIDNSLKASIKSIVNKNDYADMRFQIDETLQRFNFITPLIQSAVKETLPKENFSLTDKIDAIVTHKYFGPLIFVAILLLVFQSIFSWASGPMDLIDEGMASLGEYLKAVLPEGWFTDLILDGVIAGLGGVLVFVPQITILFFLISLMEESGYMSRAVYMFDKIMMKFGMNGRSIIALISGGACAIPAVMSTRTIGNWKERMITIMVTPLISCSARIPVYAILVAFAVPDQTIGGIFNLQGLTFMGLYVLGVVATLLAGLVFKKILKADAPTFLAMELPSYKMPHWKNVALTVGEKVNTFVTEAGKVIIIVSIALWALATYGPGDNIEKAEVLAKEEAMNLNLNTTQTEDLVASKQLEASYVGILGKGIEPLFRPLGFDWKISIALVTSFAAREVFVGTMATIYSVGSSQEEIAPLRKQMAAAVNPTTGEHEFTRATAFSLMVFYVFAMQCMSTLAVVKRETKSWKWPAIQFAYMSALAYIGSLITYHIFL; this is encoded by the coding sequence ATGAATAACGACAAACTTAAAATTGCTTTATTAGGTAATCCTAATGTAGGTAAATCGTGTATATTTAACCAACTAACTGGCTTACGCCAAAAAGTTGGAAATTTTCCGGGTGTAACTGTAGATAAAAAGATAGGTACTGCTATATTATCGGATAATCAGAAAGCTACAATTATTGACTTTCCTGGTACTTATAGCCTCTATCCTACCTCATCTGATGAAAGAGTAGTTTTAAATACATTTGCTGATCCTACTTCTGAAGATTACCCAGATGTAATTATTTATATTGCTGATATAACTAACCTTGAACGTCACCTTTTACTCTTAACTCAAGTTAAAGACCTTGGCTTACCCATTGTTCTTGTTTTAAACATGAGTGATATAGCAGAAAAAAAAGGATTAGTTACGGATTCGGATAAACTTTCTAAAGTACTCAAAGTACCTATTGTTACTGTTAATGGTAGAAGTGGAGAAGGTATTGACAATTTAAAAACAGGTATTCTTAGTGTTGTTGATAATAATAACATTGAAAATATTATCACATATAAGCCAAAACAAGCTGAAGAAGTTTGTATTCAAGAAATTAAAGCACTTAACAGCTCTTTATCAGATTATCAAGCATCATTATGGGCACATCATTTTAATGAATTACCTTTTATAGATAACAGTTTAAAAGCTTCCATTAAAAGTATTGTCAATAAAAATGATTATGCAGATATGCGTTTTCAAATTGATGAGACTTTACAACGATTTAATTTTATCACTCCACTAATTCAAAGTGCAGTAAAGGAAACTTTACCAAAAGAGAATTTTAGTTTGACGGATAAAATTGATGCAATTGTAACACATAAATACTTCGGGCCTTTAATATTTGTTGCCATTTTACTTTTAGTATTTCAATCAATATTTTCATGGGCATCAGGTCCTATGGACTTAATTGATGAAGGAATGGCAAGTTTAGGTGAATATCTAAAAGCTGTACTACCTGAAGGATGGTTTACAGACCTTATTTTAGATGGAGTAATTGCTGGACTTGGTGGTGTTCTTGTTTTTGTACCTCAAATTACCATCTTATTCTTTTTGATCTCATTAATGGAAGAATCTGGATATATGTCTAGAGCCGTCTATATGTTTGATAAAATAATGATGAAGTTCGGTATGAATGGTAGAAGTATTATCGCATTAATTTCAGGTGGTGCCTGTGCTATTCCTGCTGTGATGTCTACTAGAACTATTGGTAATTGGAAAGAAAGAATGATTACAATAATGGTTACTCCATTAATTTCTTGTTCTGCTCGAATTCCTGTCTATGCTATCTTAGTTGCTTTTGCAGTTCCTGACCAAACTATTGGAGGTATTTTTAACCTACAAGGTTTAACTTTTATGGGATTGTATGTATTGGGTGTTGTAGCTACCTTACTTGCTGGACTTGTATTTAAAAAGATATTAAAAGCTGATGCTCCTACATTTTTAGCAATGGAATTACCTTCTTATAAGATGCCACATTGGAAAAATGTTGCTTTAACGGTTGGAGAAAAAGTAAATACATTTGTTACAGAAGCAGGCAAAGTGATTATTATTGTTTCTATTGCACTATGGGCGTTAGCTACATACGGTCCTGGAGATAATATTGAAAAAGCAGAAGTTTTAGCTAAGGAAGAAGCTATGAACCTTAATTTAAATACAACACAAACTGAAGATTTAGTCGCATCAAAACAACTAGAAGCTAGTTATGTTGGTATCTTAGGAAAAGGAATTGAACCACTATTTAGACCTTTAGGGTTTGATTGGAAGATAAGTATTGCATTAGTTACTTCGTTTGCTGCAAGAGAGGTATTTGTTGGTACAATGGCTACAATTTATAGTGTAGGTTCTTCTCAAGAAGAAATAGCACCATTACGTAAACAAATGGCTGCAGCAGTCAACCCTACAACTGGTGAACATGAATTTACTAGAGC